DNA from Arthrobacter sp. SLBN-112:
TCAGGGGTATCAAGGTTCTGGTACAGGGCGTCAAGCAATTGGACGAGTTCCCCGGTTGTCAGCGTAGGCAGGACTTCTTCAGGCCCCCGGGGATCATTGAGGTACTGAAGTAGTTTTGAGCTGTTCATCGCAGCGTGGCCGTTGCAGGGCGGATACGCACGAAAATATGCATGGTTCGGCTCCATCTCGGAATATTCGAGGCTGGCTGCCTAACCCCGCTCTGAGTTTATTGCACCTGCTGTGTGCCGACAATGGTGCCGGCCGGGGTACCGGCTGCTGCAGCCGGGACGGGAACCAGTACGGGAAGCGGGCGTGAAGGACGGACGGTGCGGATGGCGTCCTCGACCAGCGCCAGCGGGCGGCGCCATGCGTCAGAGCCCGGTTCCATTGTGTCCACTACGCCGATCAGCATGGCAAGCAGCCGGAACATATCCGTCATGGAGATGTCCGGGCGCAGGCTTCCCTGGCCTTGCCCGCGTACCAGAAGGATACTGATGGAATCCATCAGGGATCCGGTGATTCCCGTGAGGAGTTCGCGGCGGCCCGCCACGGCGCACAGCAGGTTGGCGTCGTCGCTTGCGGCGGCCATCAGGGCCTCCAGAACGCGCAGCAGGCCGGCAGCGGCGTCGATATCGGCCAGGGCGCCGTCCATGACGGGGTCCACGGTAAGCCGGAGCTGCCGGTTCAGTGCTGCCAGAACCAGTTCTTCCTTGTCCGCGAAGTTGCGGAACAGCGTCGCCGGGCCCACACCCGCGGTGGTGGCGATGGTCTGGAGCGGCACTTCCGGACCGAACTCCCGGAAACACTGGCGCGCCGCCGTGATGATCTTGTCCACGTTCCGCGCTGCGTCCGCACGGAGGGGCTTTCGGGCGACTGCGAGGCTCATGCCCAAAAGGTTAGCAACGGAGCCCCGGGCCAACACGGTTACTGCAGGGTAGGAGCTTATGTGACGGCGGGCGGCCGGACCTGCGCCTGCGGACGTCCCAGGCCGCATGCGAAACTGGGACGCATGTTGCTTGCATTTTCTGTTGCTCCCTCAGGCGTTCCCAACGAAGGTTCCCGGCCAAACGATGCGTCGGTCCACGACGCCGTTGCAGCCGCCGTGAAGATCGTCCGTGAGTCGGGGCTGCCCAACCAGACGGATTCCATGTT
Protein-coding regions in this window:
- a CDS encoding TetR/AcrR family transcriptional regulator, which encodes MSLAVARKPLRADAARNVDKIITAARQCFREFGPEVPLQTIATTAGVGPATLFRNFADKEELVLAALNRQLRLTVDPVMDGALADIDAAAGLLRVLEALMAAASDDANLLCAVAGRRELLTGITGSLMDSISILLVRGQGQGSLRPDISMTDMFRLLAMLIGVVDTMEPGSDAWRRPLALVEDAIRTVRPSRPLPVLVPVPAAAAGTPAGTIVGTQQVQ